From a single Raphanus sativus cultivar WK10039 chromosome 3, ASM80110v3, whole genome shotgun sequence genomic region:
- the LOC130509932 gene encoding uncharacterized protein LOC130509932 produces MIHVYGSCGVWELVVPSGWSFSVDAKIGGRLHGFQLSSSIEEFQKIVIEDFCLKVTDADLELSYLPIGLINSSECPPVIIANSSQVQNFLGFCKKHPSTQLCVTYKAKQDNEKKKGKMKQGQVDGDDYDADKHNKKKKGKMKQEEKGDLFLNKTVLKARFELCAMKHNFHYTVTKSNKSVWCIRCADKVCYWGARAECLKGSTYFIINKYVGEHSCAPSNKSSGGKTASAKTIGSLIMHKYEGVKEGPKAKDIVQIMRHDYGCEISDSLAWDSREYAINAVRGIPDESYGKIPKYLHMLEEANPGTHSSYETDVNGRFKYLFIAFGQSIRGFTNVMRRVIVIDGTFLKSKFKGVLLVATALDGNSNLYPIAFGIVDSENHQSWEWFMRQLKVVVADGNGLAFISDRQGSIAKAVENVYPLAAHGICIHHLLNNVVTYFRGKGLAGLVSKASKAYRVADFKRIFGHVCNISPAIGTYLMEADVKKWARCQFIGFRYDIRTNNPAESINSALRSPREFPVIPLLDSIREMLTRWFFKRKKKISKHKHPLTIDVEEKIERRIEKGKTFVVYPITDSQMLVKGDIIDCFVDLDKRACSCGKFNLLKIPCRHAIKAGYSVGREAHTLTDFMYTTGAWREAYQESINPITVPEDSWSVPENVENSEVLPPETRRALGRKRKSRYETVEDKIRSSQGSQGSKTRKCSRCSGSGHNRATCKMPI; encoded by the exons ATGATTCATGTCTATGGTTCATGTGGTGTTTGGGAATTGGTTGTACCTTCAGGTTGGAGTTTTTCTGTTGATGCAAAGATAGGAGGAAGATTACATGGTTTCCAATTGAGCTCCTCTATTGAAGAGTTTCAGAAAATTGTAATTGAGGATTTTTGTTTAAAGGTAACGGATGCAGATTTGGAATTGAGTTATCTACCTATTGGATTGATCAATTCATCAGAATGTCCACCAGTGATCATTGCAAACTCAAGCCAAGTTCAAAACTTTCTAGGGTTTTGTAAGAAGCATCCGTCAACTCAATTGTGTGTTACGTATAAAGCCAAGCAAGataatgagaagaagaaagggaagATGAAGCAAGGTCAGGTTGATGGAGATGATTATGATGCTGACAAGcataacaagaaaaagaaaggaaagATGAAGCAAGAGGAG AAAGGAGATCTTTTCCTCAACAAAACAGTGTTAAAGGCAAGGTTTGAGTTATGTGCAATGAAGCATAACTTTCACTACACAGTTACCAAATCCAATAAATCAGTTTGGTGTATTAGATGTGCTGATAAGGTGTGCTATTGGGGTGCCCGAGCAGAGTGTTTGAAGGGctctacatattttattattaataagtaTGTCGGTGAACATTCATGCGCACCTTCAAACAAATCCAGTGGCGGTAAGACAGCTTCAGCGAAAACAATAGGCAGTCTCATCATGCATAAGTACGAAGGTGTCAAAGAAGGACCTAAAGCAAAAGATATTGTTCAGATTATGCGTCATGATTATGGATGTGAGATCTCTGATTCTTTAGCATGGGATTCCCGTGAATATGCAATCAATGCCGTCAGAGGTATTCCAGACGAAAGTTATggaaaaataccaaaatacttgcaCATGCTGGAAGAGGCCAATCCAGGTACCCATTCCTCTTACGAGACTGACGTCAATGGAAgatttaaatatctatttatagcGTTTGGTCAATCGATTAGAGGCTTCACCAATGTCATGAGACGTGTCATTGTTATAGATGGAACATTCTTGAAGAGTAAATTTAAAGGGGTGCTACTGGTTGCAACTGCTTTAGATGGAAATTCAAATTTGTATCCTATTGCATTCGGGATAGTAGACTCTGAGAATCATCAGTCTTGGGAATGGTTTATGAGACAATTAAAAGTGGTTGTTGCTGATGGTAATGGCTTGGCTTTTATTTCGGATAGACAAGGGTCTATAGCGAAGGCAGTTGAGAATGTGTATCCTCTAGCGGCACATGGTATTTGTATTCATCATTTGTTGAATAATGTGGTAACATATTTCAGAGGCAAGGGATTAGCTGGGTTGGTTTCTAAGGCTTCGAAGGCTTATAGAGTTGCTGACTTTAAGAGAATATTTGGTCATGTCTGCAATATCAGTCCAGCAATAGGAACCTATCTAATGGAAGCAGATGTGAAAAAATGGGCTAGATGTCAATTTATTGGATTCAGGTATGACATTAGGACAAACAACCCTGCTGAGTCTATAAATTCTGCTTTGCGTTCGCCAAGAGAGTTTCCTGTTATTCCTTTGTTGGACAGTATTAGAGAAATGCTGACACGGTGGTTTTTTAAGCGTAAGAAAAAGATTTCAAAACATAAGCATCCTTTGACCATAGATGTAGAGGAAAAGATTGAAAGGAGAATCGAGAAGGGAAAAACTTTCGTAGTTTACCCTATAACAGATAGTCAGATGCTTGTGAAAGGCGATATAATTGATTGCTTTGTTGATTTGGATAAACGGGCTTGTTCTTGTGGGAAGTTCAACCTCTTGAAGATTCCTTGTAGACACGCAATAAAAGCCGGTTATTCTGTTGGCAGAGAAGCACACACTTTGACTGATTTTATGTACACCACGGGAGCTTGGAGAGAAGCTTATCAGGAAAGCATTAATCCTATTACTGTGCCTGAAGACTCTTGGTCCGTCCCAGAAAATGTGGAAAACTCAGAAGTGCTACCGCCTGAAACAAGAAGGGCTcttggaagaaaaagaaaaagcagaTATGAAACCGTTGAAGACAAAATTCGATCATCACAAGGATCACAGGGAAGTAAGACTCGCAAGTGCAGTAGATGCTCTGGTAGTGGCCACAACAGAGCAACTTGCAAGATGCCAATATAG